The Mytilus trossulus isolate FHL-02 unplaced genomic scaffold, PNRI_Mtr1.1.1.hap1 h1tg000024l__unscaffolded, whole genome shotgun sequence genome contains the following window.
ttcacaaaaaacacattttcagTACTTACTCTTGATATAAAATGCTTGTTTCCCAAAAATAAGCGCATGCGCTTATCCTTTCTTTCCTAAAAAAACTCGGACGCAGAGGCCATTATTAATAAGGAAAgacatcatttttaaaaatgctgCTATTATGAATTTCATCGTcaaaaaacattattataatatgattttaatGCACTTAGTACAAGGTACCACATGTACTTATGATAAATGCCACAGTACTTTTATTTAGGTACATAAGTATTAGTATATCTATTTCacaaaattaattattctttgtaaaaaaaaacaaagacatgTTCTGTATtttgataccattttttttctgaaatataacactacaaatatgatataaataatgtCAATTAGAGAAAAGGAACAGGATGTTCataatgaaaatgatttaaatgcTAATTGTGTAAACTTCAGCACCGTATCGCTTTTCAAACCTGTAATTTATGAGATATACATGTTGAATTAATTATTCACCAAAAAAGTACGGAAGCAAAACAGTAAACGgattaaaatacagaaaagaaaagaaatgctCTAACCAcattaatataatttcatatatatgaaaataaaatgggtAAGACCATACCTTCATATATTACATCAACAATAGGCCGATTTAAATACAGATTTGATATATTCGCTCAAATTCACGATTTCACATTGAAGTGTGTACCTTTAGgtctttaaaaattgtgtcatATTTCTGGACATGTAAACACTTTATAAATGCAGGCGCAGATCAATAATTTGATGTTGAATTCTGTTTATCACAGatcatttattgatatttggttgcttaaagtccagtggcaaatatttcatgcatatttaggacgAGACCTTttccacattttgtttttaatttcctgtAGCATTAACTGATTACAAAGTGGTCTAAGTATGATTaattcatatttgatatatttcaaatttgtacaTTATGTTTGTAAATGCACAATGTCAATAGTATTGAATTACTTAAGATTTTCTTCTGCTTTCACGTCAAACTTACGTCATTGTATGCACATTTTTAACGAAAACCAGGAAAACTGATAATTGCGTGAATTTTTAATCCATATGTCCTTTGTTGAAACATCATTTGCAGTCAAGAGGTACTAAAACTTTACCATAGCTATTTACATAATATCAGCCAATGTAAAGTTAATTCTTGAGGCGCGCGTAATTTCAACTTTGCAATTCTAATCTATAAACAAAATGCTGCCGAAAAACACGGAAATGAAGAAATTTGACAAATGAACAGAATTTTTCAGGGTTTattgccatggtaacttgttaTGTGTGAGTTTTGGTAtttagctttaaaaaaaaatgttcctcAGCTAAGTAAGGACATCATTTTAAAAACAGGGAAACTTCGTTttgtttagtctttagttttctatgttcaacttgtgttttgtgttctattatttgtttgtttgtctctaTTTTCGagttataagtttgactgtccctttggcatctttcgcccctcttttataatATGCCCTTAAATTTGGACAAATAAGGGCCGTATGCTCCATCGcctttatcaaatttttatatacCATCTAATTCCATATATTAATCATTACATAGATAAACATGTACCGAAAGGTCACTAGACATCTACATGTATCTACGTTGaaacattacattttatatttttcatgtatagttttttttaaagtttggaaCACAACTTACCAGTATGTCTTATATAACGTTGAGCATTGGTAATTGGAAAAAATCGTGACTTCAAATAAAGACTGCTCAACTCCAGTCTTTGGACTGCTTTTTGTAAttgtattttcaataaaacattaGGAATAATTATATGATAGTATCAATtgaattaaaaactaaaaagaagCTTTGTTTGCAAAACTAATGTTATTCCGTACAGTCTGTCCTAAAAAGAGTTGCTCAGTTTAAATTTGCACTTAAAGATTTGGGAAACCCTCGATATATTCTAAAGTTTTGGATTTCCAGTTGAGctatatttagattttaaacaGTTCGTGAATACATTACACGAATCTGGGACCCTTAAAATCACCGAAGAATATCCAATTGAAGTATGATATAGGCGGCTCCAGTCTTCCtatatcaataaacaaaaacaccGACTTTATCACAGTCATAtcttttttgacatttgtgATCACATTTGCGGTTTCTATTGTTTGCTTCAGATAATGCAGTAAAACGTTTAcccttaaaataaaataatgaggtGTATTGAAGCGAAATGACGTCTAATTTTCACAGGTGCATTTATCTAGGCCGAGTGTATATCTGAGCAAAGATAAAAACTCAGACACAAGTACACAGCTGTTGACAGAAGATGTGATTATACATGCACTTTTCTtggttgtttatatataagtcTACCTACACGCTGTTGCTGGTGTACTTTGTATGTCCGATTTTAACACCTATATTCATCcatgaataaattataattatagattTCTTAGACAAACCTTTTGTATTTGTACAAACAACCGATTACGTAGATGCAAACTATAAAAAGgtttggaaatttattaaaatcaaaatctttcACCTTCCTGCTTGACGCAACAACTTATAATAATACCGGATTTTCTTAAACATTGTAATTCTATTAATTGTTTTCGACGAAATTCGTGTCCTTGTCTAAATTTGTCAAGTACGTAATGCAAATATCGATATTGAGTAGTAATACTATTTGGATTTATTAAATCTTCAACAATTTCGAAAAGGGGATTTTTAAACAGAAGTTCAAAATTAATGCTGTActataattttttatacaattttacagACAACATGATAAGCAGTATTGAGAGACGAGGTGATAGCTGTAACAACCTTCAATTAACATACCTACCAGCGTTGTTACAAACAGAAATCGAGGACTCAATGGCAAATCATAGAAAGACACCTCCATCTTATGAGGAACATATGCTAAGATCCCGGTCACTGTCTGGCGGAAGCAATGGTGCAGAGCAAGAAGATCAATCCAGTATACTAACAGACATCATGGAATGTATTGGTTCAGATAAACAAATTGTACCTTCTGGTGGTAAGCTTTTATGCATAATTATAAGTTTTCATCTTTGATATCACCTATGCTTACACTgtttagatttgttttaatatgatcaaaatatataaataagaaaactcagagtgatattttttaaaagagatcCCTAAAAGAAACCAATCAAAAGGTAAATAaggcaaacaaacaattaacaaacgaaataaacaaaatcaatcaattaaaagtGTAATGACTTCACCGAAAGGTGTGACATGTTCCTGAAACAGTGGCATGCTTTTTGATTGACTTAATAAGATCATATTGTATTTGTTGCAATTTGACATTAGTACACATCTTGACTAGTTTATTTAGATGTTTTGATattctatacatgtatttttatgtacatgtattcattACATTATCAAATTATGTTGTTAGATTGCTGTTATTTTGACTTAAAATATCTCGCTcttcttttcattcaaatggAATTGACATTGACACTTCAAACTATTGACCATTTCGAATTCATTAATACAAGTGCGATTGGAAaaggggaatatgtcaaagagaccaAAGACCAGATAACAACAGAAGGCCACAAATAGGTCTCCAATCTAGCGAGAAAAACCCGCTTCTGGTGGTGGAcatcagctgacccctaaataaaaatatgtacttgttcagtgaaaattgacatgtatatcattttacttcttagtacatgtacttgttttgttcttttatttgtttgtccttacattttgacatttccTATCTGTCTGACTATTCATTATCACTTTCAGATAATCCAGAATTGATTGATGGGCCAAGCGCGAAAGAAAATTTGCAACAATTAGCATCTTTATTAGCAGGTATGTTTATGACGTCTATCCTTTATCAGTATGACGTAGATATTCtctgaaaataaaacttaatagTTATATACATCTCCAACTGTGGGTTGGCGTTTTACGGTAACATATTTTGTCATGTCAATGTAAGGTACGTATGCGCATCTACAAATGACCGATGACATGCGCAATGCCGATTTTTAGTTTTATCTGCAAAAAAGAAATAGCGATGATATCTTGATTAATTTCTACTTTGAAAACAAGTTAAATGCTTTAACTTAACGAAGATagatgaaatgtaaaattaaagataGTCTAACGGCATAATAACTCTGTTTTCCCAATATTTAAAGaccatattcttttaaaatttcaaacaatctaattttatttctacaaagatttgttgtttcatttatatacGTCGGAACTTAAGTGCAAATAATAAGTCTACCCAATTGTGTTCATATATTTGGGATGCTAAGAActcattttatgtatatttttttggatATAACCGtgtgatgatttttttcattgactaAGAACTACAGTGTCCAATATTTGTATGAGTATCATagttatttaacaaaatacttcataaatgcctaaaaacaataatttaggtggcaaaactataaaaataaaaattaacatcaCACTTTATGGGAAAATTTCGTTCGATATGTTTAGAAGTTAACTTTGATAAacactaaattttatcattgtgaagcttaatattaatataataataccTTAACAGTAGAATCGTTCATCTGATTTTTACAGACTTATCTCCCTTAGTCTAATGTACCATACAAATAGTTACAAGATGTACCAGTAAATATCAAGACTGATATAATTTTGGGCAATATTACAGAAGCATGACGTCAGTTTTAGTCCACACCAATTTTTTGTTGTCTGCATGAAGTTTCAACAAGGAGCATCGTTGTTTGGATATTTAATcaaactttgaagcccgtcctCTCTcggcaaataaacaaaaacacttcTGTAGCAATTATAGGTATTAAAAAATTGGAGTTGAGCGCACCTGCTACGCGCGGGGTTAAAGTGACACAACATCATTGTTGATAAGCTAATAGTTGGACTACTCACACCACTCGGCCCCCGAGATCCCCGCCCAATGTTGAGGTAAATCTGATAAACTTTCCTAATTGACAATCACGTCGTAAAACAGCCATAGATACAATACTTTTGTGGTGGTATGCTATGAACTGTCATAAGTCATGACCAtgttcagtggttttcgtttgttaatgtgtttcATAAGTCAATTTACATATagattggttttcctgtttgatattttatacatgtgagccaaggctcaatATTGAAGCCGTTTTTTTACCtatactttttacaaattgtgacttggatagagagttgtccaATAAGCAAGGCTCTGTATTGAAGGCCTTACTTTGACCtcaaatgtttactttttatacatatatagtttCTTGGTTgtagagttgtctaattggatCTCTTTCCACatcttttaatttctatattaatTTCACAATTTACTATTGGTTTTATAGGCAGTGGTCAAGTTCAGTTATGGCAGTTTTTACTCGAACTTCTAACAGACAATAAGAACTCTTGCTGTATTAAATGGGAAGGCTGTACAGGAGAGTTCCGAATGACAAATCCAGAGGAAGTTGCACGGCGATGGGGACGACgtaaaaacaaaccaaacatGAATTATGACAAGCTAAGCCGAGCTTTAAGATATTATTACGACAAAATGTTTCTGACAAAAGTCCAAGGAAAGAGGTATAcctacaaatttaattttagattgtTACTACGAGCAAACAGATATTTATGCGACGAGGAAAACTCCAGCGAATGTTCAAGTAATGACTACAGAAACTTTATTGAATCTTCCCCTCCCCCAGTGTACAGTGCGCAGTCGTGTGTCGGAACAACCCAAGATCATTATGGATTTAGTTCACTGCATGGAAATCTTCAATCATACTCAGGCTATAGTACAAACTATTTACAGAGAAACTGGTGTCTACAAGAAAACCAAGGCTTCCAATATCTGCCGTTTTCGGCACAGAACAACTGTTTACCATAGCAAATGATGTAATCTTTTTTCTGTATTACGAAGGCATAAAATTATGCAGGCATTATATTGCATGAAAGTTTCCAAAATGATTGTTCAAAGAACGATAATTGCATTTACTATAAATGCTGACTGTTTATACGTGGTGCAAACAATGTAAGTTGAAAACGAGACTAAATATGACTTCCGCTGGATGACGTGTACAAATGGCAGTTTTTGGCATATACATTGTAGTCTTAgttaaatttgaacttgattttgattcttaaaagtaaTCAAAATATTTCCGTGAGTTCACTTAACGTTAATTAGAAATACGACTTAATATCAAACAAGTGAAGTTtactacaaatagaaaaaaaaaacgtttgcGCGTAATACAGGTTAGACGGAGAGATGTTTGCCATGCATAGGAAATTCATCtaaatatgataattatagGTGTGTTCTGTTAGTGAAATagtcttttaaaaagataaGCCGATTTCAAAAATGGTGCtctgtgtattatttgtgacaattttacatgaaaaagaTCAGTAATATTTTGATACACGAGCAAATTACATGATTTCACCAAAATTAATGGTGCACTTTTTTCCGGTATTGTGCACAATGCAATATCGTTTGAAAATGGCGTAGTTGTTGTAAAACagattgttaaaattttatttttatttttaaagaatgtgcCTTTAATTAAAGGATTTTTGCACGAATATTGGCGaatagttttatatttgtagAATAGTCACTGTACTCACTGGTGAAATATTCTTCTTTTGTACAACGTTCGTCAATGTTAATGCATTATGTCCCATATACATATTTGTAGATATATAATCCAGAAAGTGACAGAAGTTATAGATTTATAACCAGATTTAAGTAATAATGAATTCCAAGATTATGCAGTTTTTCTAACAAATGCATAAAATGTAGATGCAGTTATACTGATACGATGCTGCAACAAATACAGTTAGGTGTATACCCCTAATTAgggattaatattttttttatattgcatcGGGATTACAACATGCagtattgaaaaattaaaaagcatttagaaaaagaaaatgttaaaaagatgATTTGCGAAATTTAAGTCGGAAAATAGCActcagatttaaaaataaggtTCGTAGCTATAGATTCCGTACTcatgtaaataattttgttttatatttttacataaaattaaatgaaaaaattaagaaatatatataaattgtaaaaatgcaTTTATGGTTTGTAAAAACCGCACGTGTACACGGTTTATTTAGAAGTGTGTAAACGATATAAAATGTGTCTCACATGTAAGTTGattgatataattgtttatatttacaagTCAGTTTCACATCATGATCTCATaacatttattgtatattttcatttgtgtgagaattcattgtttttcaatattaaatattttctttatgaaTTTCAGTTGTCTTTGTCCATTATAAGAGCCGAGTTTGAATCTCTTATAAATGTGAAACTAGATTTTCACttcatttgtttaatttgcTGGAGAGGAACGGTTTGCGCAGGTGCagattaaaatgaataaaattaaccGTAGAAAGCTTTCACACTTTGTACATTTCTTTGTTATTAATTAGAAGTAAGAAAAAGATGTAGGAGGGCCGCTTGAAAATGCGACAAGTCTCCACCCAAGCCACAATGTGTAAAATGAAAACTATTATAAGTCAAacaacggccttcaacacgaagcatcaaaaatacaaattatcaaaaacaaGTTATGTAAATACACTGAACAGATAATCTGtgacacaatataaatataatatgtaaaacaatgtcaaaatgacaattattgaTTAGTTTTTATGTATATCCGATTTCCTGTATTTTTTTTGCTGAAACGCATGAGTATAAATTCCATGTAGAGCCAACAAGAAAAACACAGAAgagaaacaaagaaacaaattgTAAGGATGCGAACAGTTTCTTGAAAAATGTATGTCTCTAAAAATGTTCACTGCTTAGAAGCATGGTTGGCTGGCTGATTTACGTCAACTGGCAAGTTACATGCATATTCTGTTTTACTTGGCCGACACACAGAGCCCAATTTTTAACGTGTTTGTTCCTATGGTAACAGTTCCCATGAAGACATGTTACATTACCCGGACACGATTTCGAGCCGACAAGGTTTTCCTCCTGTTcctacagtggagatcacttctaacctctcattagaactgaCAGAATAATCTATCATAGAACTGTTTTAAACTGTCCTAGAACAgtctaccctagaactgttctaagtagaactgtcagaatcagttctaggtagatctgtcaggatcagttcctgggtagaactgtctaaaaaaTTTCTaggtccaaatcagttctataGTAGAACTGGCAGCATActtgaccaaatcagttctaagcgtagaactgtcagcaaaactcactaaataagttgtaaccgtagaactgtcagcagcATTGTCTTAGACTGTTCTAGACGTAGAAGTGACCAAATCTGTCAGGATTGTAGAACTgttctaaatgacgtcactCCAGTTAGAGTATCTCACTGGTCACCATTCAGTGTTAATATTATCGTTATTATTGTTAATATTATCGTTATTATTGTTAATATTATCGTTATTATTGTTAATATTAtcgttattattatttttaatgtatctAATATTCCTTTgacttgtttatattgaattgattcattttgtaactttattataaaataacgAACCTGTTAATGGGAGACAATACTCGCATAACTGTTTTTCGAATCGGCACATAATACAAAGGAATGTCACTCTTacatacaaatggcacatcaatataattaattaactgtgcattcgTGCTCTACTTCAATGAagattctaaattataaatataaccaaaaagtTCTGAATCTATAGGATAGTGAAGACTAgtaatgaaagctaacccaatgtaaaaaatatttctttgaaatatttttaaattcccTCAGAAAAATGCTcgagccacttgactttcatagctcataattaacgtttttatacaatattt
Protein-coding sequences here:
- the LOC134698902 gene encoding ETS domain-containing transcription factor ets-5-like, whose product is MISSIERRGDSCNNLQLTYLPALLQTEIEDSMANHRKTPPSYEEHMLRSRSLSGGSNGAEQEDQSSILTDIMECIGSDKQIVPSGDNPELIDGPSAKENLQQLASLLAGSGQVQLWQFLLELLTDNKNSCCIKWEGCTGEFRMTNPEEVARRWGRRKNKPNMNYDKLSRALRYYYDKMFLTKVQGKRYTYKFNFRLLLRANRYLCDEENSSECSSNDYRNFIESSPPPVYSAQSCVGTTQDHYGFSSLHGNLQSYSGYSTNYLQRNWCLQENQGFQYLPFSAQNNCLP